The following are from one region of the Vitis riparia cultivar Riparia Gloire de Montpellier isolate 1030 chromosome 9, EGFV_Vit.rip_1.0, whole genome shotgun sequence genome:
- the LOC117921796 gene encoding uncharacterized protein LOC117921796 — protein MVEKILEVNPVAINAKNEEKKNVTLLAVENRQPEVYELLVKRKFRKDSVFRAVDNKGNSALHLAAMLSNYQPWHIPGAALEMQWEMKWYKYVKNSMPPHFFSHHNESEFTAKEIFTEAHSDLVKRGGKWLNSTSTSCSLVSTLIATVAFATSATFLAILTSRHQEDDFHEDLPRKLLLGLTALFLSIAAMLVSFCAGHFFVLTDELKRAALPVYAVICLPISFFAKVQFPLYFDILRASFRKVPQRSYKVAL, from the exons ATGGTGGAGAAAATCCTTGAAGTTAATCCAGTTGCCATTAACGCCAAGAacgaagaaaaaaagaatgtaaCATTGTTAGCAGTGGAGAATAGACAACCTGAGGTGTATGAGCTCTTAGTTAAGAGAAAGTTTCGGAAAGATAGTGTGTTCCGAGCAGTAGACAACAAAGGGAACAGCGCATTGCATCTGGCTGCAATGTTAAGTAATTATCAACCTTGGCATATTCCTGGAGCTGCATTGGAAATGCAATGGGAAATGAAGTGGTATAAG TATGTCAAGAATTCCATGCCGCCGCATTTCTTCAGTCATCACAATGAAAGTGAATTCACTGCAAAGGAGATCTTCACGGAAGCCCATTCTGATCTTGTGAAGAGAGGAGGCAAATGGCTGAACAGCACTTCCACTTCCTGCTCCCTTGTTTCAACCCTCATTGCAACCGTTGCTTTCGCCACATCTGCCACT TTTCTGGCGATTCTCACCTCTAGGCACCAAGAGGATGATTTTCATGAGGACTTGCCTCGAAAGCTTTTACTTGGTTTAACTGCTCTATTCCTATCAATTGCAGCTATGTTGGTCTCTTTTTGTGCAGGACACTTCTTTGTCCTCACAGATGAACTCAAACGTGCTGCCCTTCCCGTATATGCAGTTATCTGCCTTCCAATATCATTTTTTGCTAAGGTCCAGTTTCCCTTATACTTTGATATTTTGCGGGCTAGTTTTAGGAAGGTACCACAACGAAGTTATAAGGTGGCTCTCTAG